From Oryza sativa Japonica Group chromosome 4, ASM3414082v1, one genomic window encodes:
- the LOC107277060 gene encoding cysteine-rich repeat secretory protein 38 codes for MAPLRRSSEITMPCRPCSKSIVFLLIMVEWVVILSTMATSKDTTNAFTWLDCPTPPPSASPGATSSINSTFQANVLALLAALPPSAGPAAFASLSRSEGRDRAFVRGMCRGDSAPDDCATFLRSAVLDINGHCNDRRRAAIWYDKCFLSYADTNASTAYEGTYRQVFYHYKNVSDKVAFERTYYALMTRPTAAAADGSASAARMFATGQAVYAPGLGNGTMYGMVQCMRDRTAAECGRCLNDSVQQLPSCCWGHQGGVVLGYNCYLRVEIYTYYDLTVDAPPPLPLAPGPSTSKAKPSVGEGHG; via the exons ATGGCGCCATTGCGTCGGAGCTCAGAAATTACCATGCCTTGTCGCCCCTGCAGCAAGAGCATCGTCTTCCTCCTGATCATGGTGGAGTGGGTGGTGATCCTTTCCACCATGGCTACGTCCAAAGACACCACGAACGCATTCACCTGGCTCGActgccccacgccgccgccgtcggcttcACCGGGGGCCACCTCGTCCATCAACAGCACGTTCCAGGCCAACGTGCTGgcgctcctcgccgcgctccccCCTTCCGCCGGCCCCGCCGCGTTCGCCTCGCTGTCCCGCAGCGAAGGCCGCGACCGCGCGTTCGTCCGCGGCATGTGCCGCGGCGACTCCGCGCCGGACGACTGCGCCACCTTCCTCCGCAGCGCCGTGCTGGACATCAACGGCCACTGCAACgaccggcgccgcgccgccatctgGTACGACAAGTGCTTCCTCAGCTACGCCGACACCAACGCGTCCACCGCCTACGAGGGCACCTACCGCCAGGTGTTCTACCACTACAAGAACGTCTCCGACAAGGTCGCCTTCGAGAGGACGTACTACGCGCTGATGACCCgccccacggcggcggccgcggacgGCTCGGCGTCGGCTGCGCGGATGTTCGCCACGGGGCAGGCGGTGTACGCCCCCGGCTTGGGCAACGGGACGATGTACGGGATGGTGCAGTGCATGAGAGACCGCACGGCGGCGGAGTGCGGCCGGTGCTTGAACGACTCGGTGCAGCAGCTGCCGAGCTGCTGCTGGGGGCACCAGGGCGGGGTGGTGCTCGGCTACAACTGCTACCTACGCGTCGAGATATACACCTACTACGATCTCACcgtcgacgcgccgccgccgctgccactagCTCCCGGGCCGTCCACCTCCAAGGCCAAGCCATCCGTCGGAGAAGGGCATG GGTAA